A genomic window from Flavobacterium hankyongi includes:
- a CDS encoding SDR family NAD(P)-dependent oxidoreductase, with the protein MKKYLIIGGSKGISKEIVKQLSDRGDYCYVISRTAPDFTFNGTHFALNALMDALPTIESLDGLVYGIGTINLKPFNRLSADDFLNDWQVNVMGAVKIIQHYLPQLKNSEQASIVLFSSVAAQRGMSFHASIGAAKGAVEGLVKSLAAELAPKIRVNAIAPSIVETPLAAGILRNETIKENMVAKHPLKRILQPEDVAKTAVFLLSDTSNGITGQIFIQDNGLISISN; encoded by the coding sequence ATGAAAAAATATTTAATAATAGGAGGAAGCAAAGGCATCTCCAAAGAAATAGTCAAACAACTTTCGGATAGAGGCGATTATTGTTATGTGATTTCTAGAACTGCTCCAGATTTCACTTTCAATGGTACCCATTTTGCCTTAAATGCATTGATGGATGCATTGCCAACAATCGAGAGTTTAGATGGGTTAGTGTATGGAATAGGTACGATTAATTTAAAACCTTTTAATAGACTTTCAGCGGATGATTTTCTAAATGATTGGCAAGTAAATGTAATGGGAGCCGTGAAAATAATCCAACATTATTTGCCACAATTAAAGAATTCTGAGCAAGCGAGTATTGTATTGTTTAGCTCAGTGGCAGCGCAACGCGGCATGTCTTTTCATGCGAGTATAGGTGCAGCAAAAGGTGCGGTTGAAGGGTTAGTGAAAAGTTTAGCAGCTGAGCTAGCTCCAAAAATACGTGTAAATGCTATTGCTCCTTCTATCGTAGAAACGCCCTTGGCGGCAGGCATTTTAAGAAATGAAACAATCAAGGAAAATATGGTGGCAAAACATCCATTGAAACGCATTTTACAACCCGAAGATGTGGCTAAAACTGCTGTGTTTTTATTAAGTGATACCTCGAATGGAATCACTGGGCAAATTTTTATTCAAGATAATGGACTGATTTCTATCAGTAACTAA
- the rsgA gene encoding ribosome small subunit-dependent GTPase A, which produces MTGIVYKSTGSWYTVKTAENQFLECRIKGKFRIKGIKSTNPIAVGDVVDYDLDTSADVTIGVITNIHNRKNYIVRKSVNLSKQTHIIAANIDIVFLLVTINNPTTTTSFIDRFLVTAEAYGIEAVLVFNKIDTYDEATLDEQLYLQYIYSNIGYQCLGVSAKEEKGLDDLKLLMKDRVSMFSGHSGVGKSTLVNALEPTLNLKTKEISDSHSQGQHTTTFAEMFDLSFGAKIIDTPGIRGFGIVDMEKKEIGDYFPEFFALKDQCKFNNCLHKEEPHCAVKDALDNDEIAWSRYNSYLQILEGDDETYRNDIYGSERDPNKF; this is translated from the coding sequence ATGACAGGAATCGTATATAAATCTACTGGGAGTTGGTACACGGTTAAAACCGCAGAAAATCAATTTTTAGAATGCCGTATTAAGGGTAAATTTCGTATCAAAGGAATTAAAAGTACTAATCCTATTGCGGTTGGCGATGTTGTAGATTACGATTTGGATACTTCTGCCGATGTAACGATTGGTGTAATTACTAATATTCACAATAGAAAGAATTATATTGTTCGTAAATCAGTAAATCTTTCTAAGCAAACACACATTATTGCTGCAAATATTGATATTGTTTTTTTATTAGTTACCATCAATAATCCGACAACAACGACAAGTTTCATCGATCGATTTTTGGTTACTGCTGAAGCTTACGGAATTGAAGCTGTTTTGGTATTTAATAAAATAGATACTTATGATGAAGCTACTTTAGATGAGCAGCTTTATTTGCAATACATTTATTCAAATATTGGTTACCAGTGTTTGGGAGTTTCTGCTAAAGAAGAAAAAGGGTTGGATGACTTGAAGTTACTAATGAAAGATAGAGTTTCTATGTTTTCAGGGCATTCAGGAGTTGGGAAATCAACATTGGTAAATGCTTTGGAACCAACTCTGAATCTAAAAACCAAAGAAATATCAGATTCTCATAGTCAAGGGCAACATACTACAACTTTTGCGGAAATGTTTGATTTGAGTTTTGGAGCCAAAATTATCGATACACCTGGTATTAGAGGCTTCGGAATTGTAGATATGGAAAAGAAGGAGATTGGAGATTACTTCCCTGAGTTTTTTGCTTTGAAAGATCAATGTAAATTTAATAATTGTCTTCATAAAGAAGAACCCCATTGTGCGGTTAAAGATGCATTGGATAATGATGAAATAGCATGGTCGAGGTATAATTCGTACTTGCAAATATTAGAAGGAGATGATGAAACTTACAGAAATGATATTTATGGAAGTGAAAGAGACCCAAATAAATTCTAG
- a CDS encoding bifunctional 3-deoxy-7-phosphoheptulonate synthase/chorismate mutase type II codes for MEIKKENRSWLDNLQLNHPLVIAGPCSAETEDQVMAVANELKNSDVSVFRAGIWKPRTRPGGFEGVGAIGLPWLQKVKKETGLLIATEVATAEHVKLALQHDVDILWIGARTTVNPFAVQEIADVLQNTDKIVLLKNPVNPDLSLWIGGLERLYNAGIKKLGMIHRGFSTYEKSKYRNNPEWQIAIELQNKFPELVLICDPSHITGKRDMIQEVSQQALDLNFDGLMIETHCTPDEAWSDAAQQVTPDVLKQMFVDLRVRKADDETDDYHQRISKLRTQIDEFDEKLLEILGKRMKVADQIGALKKEKNVAILQNTRWNEILGKMILDGEEKGLSEEFVLKIFKAIHQESINHQEKVYKAD; via the coding sequence ATGGAAATTAAAAAAGAGAATAGAAGTTGGTTAGACAATCTGCAATTAAATCATCCATTAGTTATTGCAGGACCTTGTAGTGCAGAAACCGAAGATCAGGTAATGGCAGTAGCAAATGAATTAAAGAATTCTGATGTTTCTGTTTTTAGAGCTGGGATATGGAAACCACGCACAAGACCAGGAGGATTTGAAGGTGTTGGAGCAATAGGGTTACCTTGGTTACAAAAAGTAAAAAAGGAAACAGGTTTGTTAATTGCTACCGAAGTAGCGACTGCTGAACACGTAAAATTAGCTTTACAGCACGATGTGGATATCCTTTGGATAGGAGCAAGAACGACTGTAAACCCATTTGCAGTTCAAGAAATTGCTGATGTTTTGCAAAATACAGATAAAATAGTGTTGTTAAAAAATCCTGTAAATCCAGATTTATCTCTGTGGATAGGTGGGTTAGAGCGATTATATAATGCAGGAATTAAAAAACTGGGAATGATTCACCGCGGATTTTCGACTTATGAAAAATCGAAATACAGAAATAATCCTGAATGGCAAATAGCTATTGAGCTACAAAATAAATTTCCAGAATTGGTACTTATTTGTGATCCTTCTCATATTACCGGGAAACGCGATATGATTCAAGAAGTTTCTCAACAGGCTTTGGATTTGAATTTTGACGGTTTAATGATCGAAACACATTGTACGCCAGATGAAGCGTGGAGCGATGCAGCTCAGCAAGTTACGCCGGATGTTTTAAAACAAATGTTTGTTGATTTAAGAGTTCGTAAAGCAGATGATGAAACAGATGATTACCACCAACGTATTTCCAAATTAAGAACTCAAATTGACGAGTTTGACGAGAAATTGTTAGAGATTTTAGGAAAACGTATGAAAGTTGCTGACCAAATTGGAGCTCTTAAGAAAGAAAAGAACGTTGCTATTTTACAAAACACACGTTGGAATGAAATTCTAGGTAAAATGATTTTAGATGGAGAAGAAAAAGGGTTGAGTGAAGAGTTTGTACTGAAAATTTTTAAAGCAATCCATCAGGAAAGTATTAATCATCAGGAAAAAGTTTATAAAGCAGATTAA
- the folE gene encoding GTP cyclohydrolase I FolE has translation MTKNPTLDKSKLVSFSIDEIGDNHLFTSVETPMKADAFAISDAEKKEKIAYHFKEIMEILGLDLTDDSLKGTPQRVAKMYIDEIFCGLNPANKPQVALFENKYQYNQMLVEKNITFYSNCEHHFVPIYGKIHVAYISKGKVIGLSKINRIVQYFAQRPQVQERLTMQIGLELQEILETEDIAVIVDAKHLCVSSRGIKDESSATVTSYYGGVFQNEQKVIELHNYLKI, from the coding sequence ATGACAAAGAACCCAACATTAGATAAATCAAAATTAGTCTCATTTTCTATCGATGAAATAGGAGATAATCATTTATTTACCTCTGTAGAAACACCCATGAAAGCGGATGCTTTTGCAATCTCTGATGCAGAGAAAAAAGAAAAAATAGCCTATCATTTCAAAGAAATTATGGAAATTTTAGGTCTGGACTTGACAGATGATTCATTAAAAGGTACACCACAGCGTGTGGCTAAAATGTATATCGATGAAATTTTTTGTGGATTAAATCCGGCAAACAAACCTCAAGTGGCTCTTTTTGAAAATAAATACCAATACAACCAGATGTTGGTAGAAAAAAACATTACATTTTACTCGAATTGCGAACATCATTTCGTGCCTATTTATGGCAAAATTCATGTGGCATATATTTCAAAAGGAAAAGTAATTGGTTTGTCAAAAATTAACCGAATTGTTCAATATTTTGCTCAAAGACCACAAGTGCAAGAACGATTGACGATGCAAATTGGTTTAGAGTTACAAGAAATTTTAGAAACAGAAGATATTGCTGTAATTGTGGATGCTAAGCATTTGTGTGTTTCTTCTCGCGGTATCAAAGACGAAAGTTCAGCAACCGTGACTAGTTATTATGGAGGGGTGTTTCAAAATGAGCAAAAAGTAATTGAACTACATAATTATTTAAAAATTTAA
- the dtd gene encoding D-aminoacyl-tRNA deacylase: MRAVIQRVLEASVTIEGEKVANIEKGLLVLIGIEDTSNQEDINWLTAKIVNLRIFGDENGVMNLSIKDIGGDMIVVSQFTLHAATKKGNRPSYIKASKPDYAIPMYEAFVKQIEVELGKKVQTGQFGADMKVALINDGPVTIIIDTKNKE, translated from the coding sequence ATGCGTGCAGTAATACAAAGAGTTTTAGAAGCTTCGGTTACTATTGAAGGAGAGAAGGTGGCCAATATTGAAAAGGGCTTGTTGGTTTTGATTGGTATTGAAGATACATCAAATCAGGAAGATATTAATTGGCTGACAGCTAAAATTGTAAATCTTCGCATTTTTGGAGATGAAAATGGAGTAATGAATCTTTCTATAAAAGATATAGGAGGTGATATGATTGTGGTAAGTCAGTTTACACTTCACGCTGCTACAAAAAAAGGAAACCGTCCAAGTTATATTAAAGCATCAAAGCCTGATTATGCTATTCCAATGTATGAAGCTTTTGTGAAGCAAATAGAAGTCGAATTGGGTAAAAAAGTACAAACTGGTCAGTTTGGAGCTGATATGAAAGTTGCACTAATAAATGATGGTCCAGTAACTATAATAATTGATACAAAAAATAAGGAATAA
- a CDS encoding DMT family transporter: MNWIVLIIAGLFEVGFATCLGKAKETSGTTMWLWYFGFLICLTISMVLLVKVTKEIPIGTAYAVWTGIGAVGSVLAGIILFNEPATFWRVFFLSTLILSIVGLKFVSNT, from the coding sequence ATGAATTGGATAGTTCTAATAATTGCAGGTTTATTTGAGGTTGGTTTCGCAACTTGTTTGGGAAAAGCAAAAGAAACTTCTGGTACAACTATGTGGTTATGGTATTTCGGATTTTTGATTTGTCTGACCATAAGTATGGTTTTATTAGTAAAAGTCACCAAAGAAATTCCTATTGGGACTGCTTATGCTGTTTGGACTGGTATTGGAGCGGTTGGAAGTGTTTTGGCTGGAATTATTTTGTTTAACGAGCCTGCAACATTTTGGAGAGTTTTCTTTTTGTCCACCTTAATACTTTCTATTGTTGGATTAAAATTTGTTTCCAATACATGA
- the queA gene encoding tRNA preQ1(34) S-adenosylmethionine ribosyltransferase-isomerase QueA codes for MKLSNFNFNLPAELLAEYPAENRDESRLMVVHRKTGEIEHKLFKDIIEYFDEGDVMVVNNTKVFPARLYGNKEKTGARIEVFLLRELNAEQRLWDVLVDPARKIRIGNKLYFGDDDSLVAEVIDNTTSRGRTLRFLYDGSYEEFRQKLVDLGETPIPKYINREVNEDDAERYQTIYAKEEGAVAAPTAGLHFSKHLMKRLEIKGVDFAEVTLHVGLGTFNPVEVEDLSKHKMDSEELKITEEACDIVNKAKLSKKKICAIGTTSMRAMESSVSSNKTLNPYEGWTNKFIFPPYDFSVADCMVTNFHTPKSTLLMMISAFCGHDLMMKAYKEAIEQKYRFYSYGDAMLIL; via the coding sequence ATGAAGTTATCAAATTTCAATTTTAATCTTCCAGCTGAATTATTAGCTGAGTATCCTGCAGAAAATCGTGATGAATCTCGTTTAATGGTAGTACACCGTAAAACTGGAGAAATCGAACACAAATTGTTCAAAGATATTATCGAGTATTTTGATGAAGGTGATGTAATGGTTGTGAACAATACAAAAGTTTTCCCTGCGCGTCTTTATGGTAACAAAGAAAAAACAGGTGCTCGTATCGAAGTATTTTTATTAAGAGAATTAAATGCGGAACAACGTTTATGGGATGTTTTAGTAGATCCTGCTCGTAAAATCCGTATTGGTAACAAATTATATTTTGGTGATGATGATTCATTAGTAGCTGAGGTAATTGATAATACAACTTCGCGTGGTCGTACACTACGTTTCTTGTATGATGGTTCTTATGAAGAATTCCGTCAAAAATTAGTAGATTTAGGAGAAACTCCGATTCCAAAATACATTAATCGTGAAGTAAACGAAGATGACGCTGAACGTTATCAAACAATTTATGCAAAAGAAGAAGGAGCTGTAGCTGCACCAACAGCTGGTTTGCATTTTTCTAAGCATTTAATGAAGCGTTTAGAAATTAAAGGTGTCGATTTTGCTGAAGTAACATTACACGTAGGTTTAGGAACTTTTAACCCTGTTGAGGTTGAAGATTTATCGAAGCACAAAATGGATTCTGAAGAATTAAAAATAACCGAAGAAGCTTGTGATATAGTAAATAAGGCAAAATTAAGTAAAAAGAAAATTTGTGCTATTGGAACAACTTCAATGAGAGCAATGGAAAGTTCTGTATCTTCAAACAAAACATTAAATCCTTATGAAGGTTGGACAAATAAATTTATTTTTCCTCCGTACGATTTTAGCGTTGCAGATTGTATGGTGACTAACTTTCACACGCCTAAATCGACTTTGTTAATGATGATTTCGGCATTTTGTGGTCACGATTTAATGATGAAAGCTTACAAAGAAGCTATTGAGCAAAAATATCGTTTCTACTCATACGGTGATGCTATGTTGATTTTGTAA
- a CDS encoding TIGR03643 family protein — translation MSVAKIIAPRTNSAFTEAEIDRIIEMAWEDRTPFEAIEYQFGIPEKEVIQIMRKELKRSSFNLWRKRVNSGVSQKHAQKRNPEINRFKCALQRQITGNKISKR, via the coding sequence ATGAGTGTAGCGAAAATTATAGCGCCAAGAACCAATTCGGCATTTACAGAGGCTGAAATTGATAGAATCATAGAAATGGCATGGGAGGACAGAACGCCTTTTGAAGCTATTGAATATCAATTTGGAATTCCTGAAAAAGAGGTAATCCAAATCATGAGAAAAGAATTAAAGCGTTCGTCTTTCAATCTTTGGCGAAAAAGAGTGAACTCGGGTGTAAGTCAAAAACATGCACAAAAACGCAATCCAGAGATTAACCGATTTAAGTGTGCTTTACAAAGACAAATAACAGGAAATAAGATATCAAAAAGATAA
- a CDS encoding 3-phosphoshikimate 1-carboxyvinyltransferase — translation MNLLLKKSIVNKQSSITISGSKSETNRALLLKALYPNLELENISHSDDSDVMQEALSSDSMMKDIHHAGTAMRFLTAYFSTREDLEVILTGSSRMKERPIKILVDALHQLGAKIEYIENEGFPPLKIKGKKIIQNKVSLPANISSQYISALLLIAPKLENGLELTLEGEITSIPYIKMTLSLLEEIGVKTSFEENKITVSHADLIEASQLTVESDWSSASYWYSIVALSAIGIKVSLSNYKRNSLQGDSALDEIYKDFGVETIFNKDNSITIEKKSIHNSQFITHNLNNCPDIAQTIAVTCFGLGIGCDLYGLHTLKIKETDRLEALKNELTKLGAEIFVSNESLHLKNSDAINDNVRVKTYQDHRMAMAFTPLALKTNLIIEEANVVSKSYPNFWKDLKAVGFEINEL, via the coding sequence ATGAATTTACTTCTCAAAAAATCAATTGTAAATAAACAATCATCAATTACAATTTCTGGTTCAAAGTCTGAAACAAACAGAGCCTTACTTCTTAAGGCATTGTATCCTAATTTAGAACTAGAGAATATTTCACATTCTGATGATTCGGATGTGATGCAGGAAGCTTTGTCGTCAGATTCAATGATGAAAGATATTCATCATGCTGGAACTGCTATGAGGTTTCTTACAGCGTATTTTTCTACTAGAGAAGATTTAGAAGTTATTCTCACAGGGTCTTCTCGAATGAAAGAACGACCAATTAAAATTTTGGTTGATGCTTTACACCAACTTGGAGCTAAAATTGAATATATAGAAAATGAAGGTTTTCCTCCGTTAAAAATAAAAGGAAAAAAAATTATTCAAAACAAAGTTTCTTTACCAGCAAATATTAGTAGTCAATACATTTCGGCATTACTGTTAATTGCCCCTAAACTTGAAAACGGATTAGAATTAACGCTTGAAGGAGAAATTACGTCTATTCCTTATATAAAAATGACGCTTTCACTATTGGAAGAAATTGGTGTTAAAACTTCTTTCGAAGAAAATAAAATAACTGTAAGTCATGCTGATCTTATCGAAGCTAGTCAATTAACTGTAGAATCTGATTGGAGTTCCGCTTCTTATTGGTATTCAATTGTAGCTTTGTCTGCTATTGGGATAAAAGTGAGTTTGTCAAACTATAAGAGAAATAGTTTACAAGGAGATTCGGCTTTGGATGAAATCTATAAAGATTTTGGAGTCGAGACTATTTTTAATAAAGATAATTCAATTACAATAGAGAAAAAATCAATTCATAATTCTCAATTCATAACTCATAATTTAAATAACTGTCCTGATATAGCACAAACCATTGCGGTGACATGCTTCGGATTAGGAATTGGATGTGATTTGTATGGTTTACACACACTAAAAATAAAAGAGACGGACAGGCTTGAGGCTTTAAAAAATGAATTGACAAAACTAGGAGCTGAAATTTTTGTAAGCAATGAATCATTACATTTAAAAAACTCAGATGCTATAAATGATAATGTACGTGTAAAAACGTATCAAGATCATCGTATGGCAATGGCTTTCACGCCTTTAGCATTAAAAACAAATCTTATAATTGAAGAAGCAAATGTAGTTTCAAAATCATATCCTAATTTTTGGAAGGATTTAAAAGCAGTTGGTTTCGAAATAAACGAATTGTAA
- a CDS encoding cryptochrome/photolyase family protein, which yields MILRLILGDQLNSNHSWFQEEDQSRYLYALMEVQSETDYVRHHQQKVVAFFAAMRNFAEELQTKGCQVYYFKINDRHNQHSFEKNIALLQTQFEISAIQYQLPDEFRLYQEFKKFKSIFSVEIKAYESEHFYCSLQDIADLGKEKKYYLLENFYRHLRKKHQILMVHDKPVGGKWNFDSENRNKWKNQVPIPAAVQFNNDVTNIVEGLNERGIVTFGKSVTTSNYPKSRAQALEQLDYFLTHLLPHFGTYQDAMHTEEVLLFHSNLSFAMNVKMLSPKEVVQKVEEYYLNNQEHIVLAQVEGFIRQILGWREYVRMVYWNKFEEVKSSNFLDNHHPLPEVFWTGKSQMKCVATCAQNSLDHAYAHHIQRLMVLGNYALLMETHPDEVDAWYLGVYVDAIEWVQLPNTRGMSQFADGGIVATKPYISSGNYIDKMSNYCSSCTYDKKTKTEENSCPFNSLYWHFLDRNRSRFETNQRMKMMYALLNKMDSKEINKINQRAQYLIQTRNC from the coding sequence ATGATTTTACGCTTGATTTTAGGTGACCAATTGAATAGTAATCATTCTTGGTTTCAGGAAGAAGACCAATCACGTTATTTATACGCGTTGATGGAAGTACAATCGGAAACCGATTATGTGAGGCATCACCAGCAAAAAGTGGTTGCTTTTTTTGCTGCTATGCGAAATTTTGCTGAAGAATTACAAACCAAAGGATGTCAGGTTTATTATTTTAAAATCAATGATCGGCATAATCAGCATTCTTTTGAAAAAAACATAGCGTTGTTACAAACGCAATTCGAAATTTCAGCCATACAGTATCAATTGCCAGATGAATTCCGTCTGTACCAAGAATTCAAAAAGTTTAAATCAATTTTTTCTGTTGAAATAAAAGCCTATGAGTCGGAACATTTTTATTGTAGTTTACAAGATATTGCCGATTTAGGGAAGGAAAAGAAATATTATTTACTTGAAAATTTTTATCGCCACTTACGTAAAAAACACCAGATTTTAATGGTTCATGACAAACCAGTAGGTGGAAAATGGAATTTCGATTCTGAAAACAGAAACAAATGGAAAAATCAAGTGCCTATTCCAGCAGCTGTTCAATTTAATAATGATGTCACAAACATTGTTGAAGGGTTAAATGAAAGAGGGATTGTCACATTTGGGAAATCGGTAACTACATCAAATTATCCTAAATCAAGAGCCCAAGCATTGGAACAATTGGATTATTTTTTAACTCATTTGTTACCTCATTTTGGAACCTATCAAGACGCCATGCATACAGAAGAAGTGTTGTTGTTTCATTCTAACTTATCTTTTGCTATGAATGTAAAAATGTTGAGTCCAAAAGAAGTGGTGCAAAAAGTAGAAGAATATTACTTAAATAATCAAGAACATATTGTATTAGCCCAAGTGGAAGGATTTATACGTCAAATTTTAGGATGGAGAGAATACGTAAGAATGGTGTACTGGAACAAGTTTGAAGAAGTAAAGTCCAGTAATTTTTTAGATAATCATCATCCTTTACCCGAAGTTTTTTGGACAGGGAAATCCCAAATGAAATGTGTAGCCACTTGTGCGCAAAATTCATTGGATCATGCCTACGCGCATCACATTCAACGATTAATGGTCTTAGGCAATTATGCGCTTTTAATGGAAACACATCCAGACGAAGTGGATGCTTGGTATTTAGGGGTATATGTAGATGCAATCGAATGGGTACAATTACCTAACACTAGAGGAATGAGTCAGTTTGCTGATGGAGGAATTGTGGCTACAAAACCGTATATCTCATCAGGAAATTATATTGATAAAATGAGTAATTATTGTTCGTCTTGTACCTACGACAAAAAAACAAAAACAGAAGAAAACAGTTGTCCTTTTAATAGTTTGTATTGGCATTTTTTAGATCGGAATAGAAGTCGTTTTGAAACCAACCAGCGCATGAAAATGATGTATGCCTTGCTAAATAAAATGGATTCAAAAGAAATAAATAAAATTAATCAACGGGCTCAGTATTTAATTCAAACCAGAAATTGTTAG
- a CDS encoding prephenate dehydratase has product METKVAIQGIKGSFHQQVANNYFGDKVQVVECKTFKDVAKQLNKGLVDYAVMAIENSIAGALIPNYALIDDNHFNVLGEYFLKISLNLMALPGQKIEDIKEVYSHPIALLQCAKFLEKHKHIKVIESSDTAITAKRIYDEKIKGIAALAGPTAAQVFELDIMASEVQSVESSITRFMILEKDKSSLEQNKINKASIKFELDDTPGSLATILNVMNNCKLNLTKIQSMPIVEKPFQYSFFVDVVFDKYKHFEKAKSVLEIMTTHFKLLGEYESAVLPLNKVSNKEKSIVLSE; this is encoded by the coding sequence ATGGAAACCAAGGTCGCAATTCAGGGAATCAAAGGATCATTCCATCAGCAAGTGGCCAATAATTATTTTGGCGATAAAGTTCAAGTTGTTGAATGTAAAACATTTAAAGACGTGGCTAAGCAATTAAATAAAGGCTTGGTAGATTATGCAGTGATGGCAATAGAAAATTCTATAGCTGGTGCTTTAATTCCTAATTATGCTTTAATTGATGATAATCATTTTAATGTTTTAGGAGAATATTTCTTAAAAATTAGTTTAAATTTAATGGCATTACCAGGACAAAAAATTGAAGATATTAAAGAAGTGTACTCACATCCCATTGCATTATTACAATGTGCTAAGTTTCTGGAAAAACATAAACACATTAAAGTAATTGAAAGTTCTGATACTGCCATTACTGCCAAAAGAATTTATGATGAAAAAATAAAAGGAATTGCAGCGTTGGCAGGGCCTACAGCAGCTCAAGTCTTTGAATTAGATATAATGGCTTCAGAAGTACAATCGGTCGAAAGTAGTATTACCCGATTTATGATTTTGGAAAAGGATAAGTCAAGTCTTGAACAGAATAAAATCAATAAAGCTTCGATAAAATTTGAATTAGATGATACACCAGGGAGTTTAGCCACAATATTGAATGTGATGAACAATTGTAAGTTAAACTTAACTAAAATTCAGTCGATGCCTATAGTAGAGAAGCCTTTTCAATATTCATTTTTTGTTGATGTAGTGTTTGATAAATACAAACATTTTGAAAAAGCAAAAAGTGTTTTAGAAATCATGACAACACATTTTAAGTTGTTAGGAGAATATGAGTCGGCGGTGTTGCCTCTAAATAAAGTTAGTAATAAAGAAAAGTCAATTGTTTTAAGTGAATAA
- a CDS encoding nucleotide pyrophosphohydrolase — MDLKNSQLEVDNWIKNHGVRYFNELTNMAQLTEEVGEVARIIARRYGEQSEKESDKNKDLGEELADVVFVVLCLANQTGVDLQTAFDKKMDLKTKRDHDRHHNNEKLK; from the coding sequence ATGGACTTAAAAAACTCACAACTAGAAGTTGATAATTGGATAAAAAATCACGGAGTTCGTTATTTTAACGAATTAACAAATATGGCTCAACTTACAGAAGAAGTAGGTGAAGTAGCTCGAATTATTGCTCGTCGCTATGGAGAACAATCAGAAAAAGAAAGCGATAAAAACAAAGATTTAGGTGAAGAATTAGCCGATGTGGTTTTTGTTGTTTTGTGTCTGGCAAATCAAACAGGCGTTGACTTGCAGACGGCTTTTGATAAAAAAATGGATTTAAAAACGAAACGTGATCACGACCGCCACCATAACAATGAAAAACTAAAATAA